From a region of the Cenarchaeum symbiont of Oopsacas minuta genome:
- a CDS encoding regulatory protein ArsR: protein MEMQEGMETKRNGLLLSQAKRVKMIFSVMASPNRIDILRILNSKGPLTYSELKSLAGFKSKKESGKFAYHLRKLLRQSLVALNKSERRYTITNLGQLVLSLARQIEERSVIESGKMYVRTSHESIEEFASHKITQSLAKEGGLPENLAQKISEEVENRIYKYQPSYLTGSLIREMVNAVLMEHGHEEYRNKLARLGMPVYDIADTFSNIEKVDSGIDSLVSKTGCTVFSEFLLAEKLPKDIADSHLSGDLHITNTGLWSLLPDTIFTNIKELADDGLDLGGKLLNVSRLCPIKTIDGMASTLSMIISLVSREASQEVVLDGLVQLVSKYSKNAELEEKIASAFSTASASLQQGKNSGIVTIHLALGSNTKIIRSIISAYVEYVKITPMPKLGLTIDTDAGSLSDISAGLAEAISFGGRISIGKGSFSTRGIANRAPKGSELPAQKLESISINLPRLAFEANKDETYFRARLAMLVTPAFAAMAQRKKDVSDMTRRGLNPIMAKSTQYMQRGSTTLVLNIVGLREAVYNILSAGNEKKYQNTIYKVIETAIDRAKKEGKALGENIHISMTENSGTSRFFALDAEKYGKNSAIKDLNDESYLEGIVFDGSKADEYTAKSEEIIQCNRMYKLLNGGMLISLQISKKDNAASIKNTIEKMSTLLPFFRSEKPVPMCGECGYKDADLESKCPRCKSPYIV, encoded by the coding sequence ATGGAAATGCAAGAAGGTATGGAAACAAAACGTAACGGTTTGCTTTTGTCACAAGCAAAACGTGTCAAAATGATCTTCTCTGTTATGGCAAGTCCAAACCGTATAGATATTCTCAGAATTTTGAATTCAAAAGGTCCATTGACTTATTCAGAACTAAAATCTCTCGCAGGATTCAAATCTAAAAAAGAAAGCGGCAAGTTTGCATACCATTTACGCAAGCTACTCAGACAGTCACTGGTCGCTCTAAACAAATCTGAGCGTAGATATACAATAACCAACTTGGGTCAACTAGTTTTAAGTTTGGCTCGACAGATCGAAGAACGTTCAGTCATAGAAAGTGGCAAAATGTACGTACGTACCTCCCATGAATCAATTGAAGAATTTGCTTCCCATAAAATTACCCAGTCACTAGCAAAAGAAGGTGGACTACCGGAGAATTTAGCACAAAAAATCAGCGAAGAAGTTGAAAATAGAATATACAAATACCAGCCATCGTACCTTACTGGCTCACTCATACGTGAAATGGTAAACGCAGTTCTTATGGAACATGGACATGAAGAATATAGAAATAAACTTGCGCGACTTGGAATGCCTGTCTATGACATTGCGGACACGTTTTCTAATATTGAAAAAGTAGACAGCGGAATAGACAGTCTAGTCTCAAAGACTGGATGTACTGTTTTTTCTGAGTTTCTTCTTGCAGAAAAACTTCCAAAAGATATTGCCGACTCTCATCTTAGCGGTGACTTGCATATTACAAATACGGGCTTGTGGTCACTTTTACCCGATACTATATTTACAAACATAAAAGAACTTGCAGACGATGGACTGGATTTGGGTGGAAAGCTTCTCAATGTTTCTAGACTCTGTCCAATCAAAACCATAGACGGAATGGCCTCTACACTCTCTATGATCATCTCACTTGTTTCTAGAGAAGCATCTCAAGAAGTTGTATTGGATGGACTTGTACAACTAGTTTCAAAATATTCAAAAAACGCTGAACTAGAAGAAAAGATCGCCTCTGCATTCTCGACTGCCTCTGCGTCACTGCAGCAGGGAAAAAATTCAGGAATAGTAACGATCCACTTGGCACTTGGCTCGAACACAAAAATCATACGATCTATAATCTCAGCCTATGTGGAATATGTCAAAATTACCCCAATGCCAAAACTAGGTCTAACAATAGATACGGATGCTGGTTCACTCTCAGACATCTCTGCTGGCCTAGCTGAGGCCATATCGTTTGGAGGTAGAATATCCATAGGCAAAGGCAGCTTTTCTACAAGAGGAATAGCAAATCGTGCTCCAAAAGGATCTGAACTGCCTGCCCAGAAACTTGAATCTATATCCATAAACCTACCTCGTTTGGCTTTTGAAGCAAATAAAGATGAGACTTACTTTAGAGCTAGACTTGCCATGTTGGTAACTCCAGCATTTGCGGCAATGGCACAGCGTAAAAAAGACGTGTCTGACATGACAAGACGTGGTTTGAATCCGATTATGGCAAAGAGTACACAATATATGCAGAGAGGATCAACTACTTTGGTGCTTAATATTGTTGGTTTGCGCGAGGCAGTATATAATATATTAAGTGCAGGTAATGAAAAAAAATACCAAAACACAATATACAAAGTGATAGAAACTGCCATAGATCGCGCCAAAAAAGAAGGCAAAGCACTTGGTGAAAACATCCACATATCCATGACCGAAAACAGTGGAACGTCTAGATTTTTTGCCCTAGATGCTGAAAAATATGGGAAAAACTCGGCCATCAAAGATCTAAACGATGAATCATATTTAGAAGGGATCGTATTTGATGGATCAAAAGCAGATGAATACACAGCCAAGAGCGAAGAGATCATACAATGTAACCGAATGTACAAGTTGCTTAACGGAGGAATGTTAATCAGTCTACAGATTTCAAAAAAAGATAATGCTGCATCGATCAAAAACACGATCGAAAAAATGTCAACTCTATTACCATTTTTTAGATCAGAAAAGCCTGTTCCCATGTGTGGTGAATGCGGATACAAAGATGCCGATCTAGAATCAAAATGTCCTAGATGCAAGTCACCATATATTGTGTAG
- a CDS encoding ribonucleoside-diphosphate reductase, adenosylcobalamin-dependent, protein MDRISTIETNIDSIKKRSGSMVSFSLVQVSSAIYKALSATGNSDRTLADKISKAVLNKLAKHGFSSSHAPTVEDIQDMVESTLIELDHSEAAKAFILYRHERRKIREAKMKVLNSTTLDYVAKTFDINCLKILASRYLLRNNKGEITESPEQMFRRVAILITIGDILYDSKVFDSVGNIKQDTNVAESYYAKLDSFDFKFKIGEQYLNKYHFRSLIGHYITLAKNGNIKVGFKQLLTMLVAKKFDSYATKIDEYTKMMTMQNFLPNSPTMMNAGARLGQLSACFVLDMQDDMAKIMKSTTDAALIFKSGGGVGINYSSLRQEGDIVASTSGVASGPVSFMNIINTVTEVVKQGGKRRGANMGIMDVWHPDIESFITHKTEPGNLENFNVSIGIWEDFWKALTDSKDGKYMLRSARDQTPVREINAHQLMDVIAMSAWKSAEPGLIFFDQINKYNVFAKARGGPIRATNPCGEQSLYPYESCNLGSINIANLVKHTADGQYKFDWQGYEEIIRKTTKYLDNVIDVNLYPVDDIDRASKESRRIGLGVMGVADLLYKLRIPYNSKQGYDLQSKLAEALTYYSMEESVALAKTRGAFPLCSKTEYAEGKIPVAGYYETPKDQHSYDWDALIEKIKIHGIRNVLTTTVAPTGTLSMIADCANGMEPTFALVFEKRVTVGRFFYTNKIIEQILKDENIYSDEILEKIADNYGSMRGIDEIPTWMQNIYVTAMDIHWSDHLMAQAVWQKWIGNAIAKTINMPYDVTTEDVKAAYLLAHELGLKGITVYRDGSRHKQVLHMTSDKAQKTFDVKPSEHTKEFVQSNIHNEYIKTHIITALNTTIPNDPILEPTPMTETIPEDSLCPTCKNILIFSEGCSTCIECGHSGCTSG, encoded by the coding sequence GTGGATCGTATCTCTACAATTGAAACAAATATCGACTCTATAAAGAAAAGAAGTGGCTCTATGGTCTCATTTAGTCTCGTACAGGTATCTAGTGCCATATACAAGGCTCTATCTGCCACAGGCAACTCTGATAGGACACTAGCAGACAAGATCTCAAAAGCCGTTTTAAACAAACTAGCAAAGCATGGTTTCTCCTCATCACATGCACCCACCGTAGAAGACATACAGGACATGGTAGAGTCTACGTTAATCGAACTTGATCACAGCGAAGCTGCAAAGGCATTCATTCTGTATAGACATGAACGTCGTAAAATTCGTGAAGCAAAGATGAAAGTATTAAACTCCACCACTTTGGATTATGTGGCAAAAACGTTTGATATAAACTGCCTAAAGATACTAGCTTCACGCTATCTGCTACGTAACAACAAAGGAGAGATAACCGAAAGTCCAGAACAGATGTTTAGACGCGTTGCCATATTGATTACCATAGGAGATATTTTGTACGATTCAAAAGTATTTGACAGTGTTGGAAACATAAAACAAGACACAAATGTTGCAGAGTCATATTATGCAAAGCTAGACAGCTTTGATTTCAAATTCAAAATTGGAGAACAATATTTGAATAAATATCATTTTCGTTCTCTCATAGGGCATTACATCACGTTGGCAAAAAATGGAAACATAAAAGTAGGATTCAAACAGCTTTTGACAATGTTAGTTGCCAAAAAATTTGATTCGTATGCAACAAAGATAGATGAATATACAAAAATGATGACCATGCAAAATTTTCTACCAAATTCGCCAACAATGATGAATGCTGGTGCAAGATTAGGTCAGCTCTCTGCATGTTTTGTGTTAGATATGCAAGATGATATGGCAAAGATAATGAAGTCTACCACCGATGCAGCGCTGATTTTCAAGTCTGGCGGTGGAGTGGGAATAAACTATTCTTCACTTCGTCAGGAAGGCGACATAGTGGCATCCACTTCAGGCGTTGCATCCGGACCAGTCTCATTCATGAACATCATAAACACCGTAACAGAGGTAGTAAAACAAGGTGGCAAACGCCGTGGCGCAAACATGGGAATCATGGACGTCTGGCATCCTGACATTGAATCGTTCATCACACACAAAACAGAACCAGGAAATCTTGAAAACTTTAACGTTAGTATCGGTATTTGGGAAGACTTTTGGAAGGCGTTAACAGATTCAAAAGATGGCAAGTACATGTTACGTAGTGCACGTGACCAAACACCCGTGCGTGAGATAAATGCGCATCAGTTAATGGATGTAATTGCAATGTCTGCATGGAAGAGTGCAGAACCGGGTCTAATATTCTTCGATCAGATAAACAAGTACAATGTTTTTGCCAAAGCCCGTGGCGGTCCGATACGCGCAACAAACCCGTGCGGCGAACAGAGTCTATACCCTTACGAATCATGTAATTTGGGCTCGATAAACATTGCAAATTTGGTAAAACATACAGCCGACGGTCAGTACAAATTTGACTGGCAAGGATATGAAGAGATAATCCGCAAGACTACAAAATATCTAGATAATGTAATTGACGTAAATCTCTATCCTGTAGACGATATTGATCGTGCATCTAAAGAATCTCGTCGCATAGGACTTGGAGTAATGGGCGTTGCTGATCTGCTCTATAAACTACGTATACCATATAACTCAAAACAAGGCTATGATCTACAATCAAAGCTTGCCGAAGCTCTCACATACTATTCCATGGAGGAGAGTGTAGCACTTGCAAAAACACGCGGTGCTTTCCCACTGTGCTCAAAGACAGAATATGCAGAAGGCAAGATTCCTGTGGCTGGTTATTATGAAACTCCAAAAGATCAACATAGCTACGATTGGGATGCTCTAATTGAAAAAATAAAGATACATGGAATACGCAATGTACTAACAACCACTGTTGCTCCAACTGGAACGCTGTCTATGATCGCAGACTGTGCAAACGGCATGGAACCTACATTTGCATTGGTCTTTGAAAAACGTGTAACTGTAGGACGCTTTTTCTACACAAACAAGATTATCGAACAAATACTAAAAGATGAGAACATTTACAGCGATGAGATTTTGGAAAAAATAGCAGACAACTATGGTTCGATGCGCGGTATAGATGAAATTCCAACATGGATGCAAAATATCTACGTTACGGCAATGGATATACATTGGTCAGATCACCTGATGGCTCAGGCAGTTTGGCAAAAATGGATTGGCAATGCAATCGCAAAGACAATCAATATGCCATATGATGTGACCACCGAGGACGTCAAAGCTGCCTATCTTTTGGCTCATGAGCTTGGACTAAAGGGCATTACCGTATACAGAGACGGTTCTAGGCACAAACAAGTATTACACATGACTAGCGACAAGGCACAAAAGACTTTTGACGTAAAGCCTAGCGAACACACCAAAGAATTTGTCCAATCAAATATCCACAACGAATACATAAAAACTCACATTATCACGGCACTCAACACTACAATTCCCAACGATCCTATACTCGAACCTACACCGATGACTGAAACGATCCCAGAAGATTCTTTGTGTCCAACTTGCAAGAATATACTAATCTTTTCTGAAGGATGTAGTACCTGTATAGAATGCGGTCACAGCGGATGTACCTCTGGCTAA
- a CDS encoding ribosome biogenesis protein — protein sequence MLSLIIAESSLERVPAKITGHPSVTSMAKRFGKYPGRMLLDKSWHFGAMSYMDEKERRGRPDIVHLCMLMACGTPLYMKDLLHVYVHTAEDKVIEVGKRVRMPKSYHRFVGLMEDLYLDGRIKDDSGHMLVEIFDSDLTTLLERIEPDILTGLSTIGYPSTYGRVASRFDGCSDGCIVIGGFPKGHFSDKTVSNLDEMYSVPGGSQDAHVILSRILYEYEATALE from the coding sequence ATGCTTTCTCTAATAATTGCAGAATCATCCCTTGAGAGAGTACCTGCAAAAATAACTGGTCACCCATCTGTTACATCCATGGCAAAAAGATTTGGTAAATATCCTGGACGTATGTTACTTGATAAATCCTGGCATTTTGGCGCCATGTCGTATATGGATGAAAAAGAAAGGCGTGGCCGTCCAGATATAGTGCATCTATGTATGCTGATGGCTTGTGGAACACCTCTGTACATGAAGGATCTACTACATGTGTATGTGCATACGGCAGAAGACAAAGTGATCGAAGTGGGCAAGAGAGTGCGCATGCCAAAATCATATCATAGGTTTGTAGGACTGATGGAAGATCTGTATCTAGATGGAAGAATAAAAGATGATTCAGGTCACATGCTTGTAGAGATATTTGACTCTGATCTTACAACATTACTTGAAAGAATAGAACCAGACATTTTGACAGGACTGTCCACTATAGGATATCCTAGCACCTATGGCCGAGTAGCTTCTAGATTTGATGGTTGTAGCGATGGTTGTATTGTAATTGGAGGGTTTCCAAAAGGGCATTTTAGCGACAAGACGGTCTCAAATCTTGACGAGATGTATAGTGTACCTGGAGGATCACAAGATGCACATGTGATACTCTCAAGAATTCTCTATGAATACGAGGCTACTGCACTCGAGTAA